From Synergistaceae bacterium, a single genomic window includes:
- the eutC gene encoding ethanolamine ammonia-lyase subunit EutC — MVEQNALREIIEQVLGEMNISGNAAPKPTAAAAAQATTVNTAAATVVEDGFIPDITEVDVRKQYLVENPVNGPAYAELKLHAPCRLAIGKAGSRYKTEAPLQFRAAHSAAQDAVFSGVDNAIIEKMGFFKVDTKCDNKDTFLTRPDLGRQLNEEAVNTLREKCQKNPRVQIYVSDGLSSAAVAANVQDVYPALVQGLKSYGIEVGTPFYLEYGRVGAMDQVSEVTGAEVTCVLIGERPGLITAESMSAYMAYKGTVGMPEARRNVISNIHKDGTPPVEAGAHIAELIKTMLDQKTSGTDLVKA, encoded by the coding sequence ATGGTAGAACAGAACGCATTAAGAGAAATAATAGAACAGGTACTTGGAGAGATGAATATCTCCGGCAACGCAGCACCTAAGCCGACAGCTGCTGCAGCTGCACAGGCTACAACCGTAAATACAGCGGCAGCCACAGTTGTAGAGGATGGATTCATTCCTGATATCACGGAAGTAGACGTCCGCAAACAGTATCTCGTAGAAAATCCGGTAAATGGACCTGCATATGCAGAGTTGAAGCTCCATGCTCCCTGTCGTCTTGCAATAGGCAAAGCAGGATCACGCTATAAAACAGAAGCTCCGCTTCAGTTCAGAGCCGCCCACTCCGCTGCTCAGGACGCCGTTTTCTCCGGAGTTGACAACGCGATTATAGAAAAAATGGGTTTCTTCAAAGTTGACACAAAATGTGACAACAAAGACACATTCCTTACCAGACCCGACTTGGGAAGACAGCTCAACGAAGAAGCAGTCAATACACTTAGGGAAAAATGCCAGAAGAACCCGAGAGTTCAGATTTACGTCTCAGACGGTCTTAGCTCTGCAGCAGTTGCGGCAAACGTTCAGGATGTTTATCCCGCACTTGTGCAGGGACTCAAAAGCTACGGCATAGAAGTGGGAACCCCATTCTACCTTGAGTATGGACGAGTTGGAGCAATGGACCAGGTTTCAGAAGTTACCGGCGCAGAAGTAACATGTGTGTTAATAGGCGAACGTCCCGGACTTATCACCGCTGAATCAATGTCAGCCTACATGGCTTACAAAGGAACAGTCGGTATGCCGGAAGCAAGACGCAACGTCATTTCAAATATACATAAAGACGGAACACCACCCGTCGAAGCAGGAGCTCACATCGCTGAGCTAATCAAGACAATGCTGGATCAGAAAACCAGCGGAACAGATTTAGTTAAAGCATAA
- the eutL gene encoding ethanolamine utilization microcompartment protein EutL codes for MKRDRLPALVLATKLIPNVDAGLAKELNLTPDQKSLALVTSDCDDVTYTALDEATKKADVKVVYAKSFYAGAPNATQKLAGEIIGILAAPNPAEAKAGLDACVNFIENEAYFISANDDDSTAYFAHTISRTGSYLSESAGIAEGEALAYLIAPPLEAMYGVDAALKAADVKMCVLYAPPSETNFGGALLTGSQSACKSACNAFAAAVEYIADNPKD; via the coding sequence ATGAAGAGAGATAGACTACCGGCATTAGTACTAGCCACCAAGCTCATCCCCAACGTAGACGCTGGCTTGGCGAAAGAACTCAATCTTACGCCCGATCAGAAGTCATTGGCTCTTGTCACATCAGACTGTGATGACGTTACATACACAGCTCTTGATGAAGCAACAAAAAAAGCCGATGTCAAAGTTGTCTATGCAAAGAGTTTCTACGCAGGTGCACCTAATGCAACACAGAAACTCGCAGGTGAAATCATAGGAATCTTGGCCGCGCCAAACCCGGCCGAGGCAAAAGCAGGACTTGACGCATGCGTCAATTTTATCGAGAACGAAGCCTATTTTATTTCAGCAAATGATGACGACTCAACAGCATACTTTGCCCACACAATTTCCCGTACAGGCTCATACCTTTCAGAGTCAGCAGGAATTGCAGAAGGTGAAGCACTTGCATATTTGATCGCTCCTCCGCTCGAAGCAATGTATGGCGTAGATGCCGCACTCAAAGCAGCAGACGTTAAAATGTGCGTACTCTATGCACCACCAAGCGAAACCAACTTTGGAGGCGCCTTACTTACAGGAAGCCAGTCAGCATGTAAATCCGCATGCAACGCATTTGCGGCAGCAGTAGAATATATCGCTGACAACCCCAAAGACTAG